A single window of Lytechinus variegatus isolate NC3 chromosome 8, Lvar_3.0, whole genome shotgun sequence DNA harbors:
- the LOC121419724 gene encoding galactosylceramide sulfotransferase-like has translation MKSVRRFAGLVTLGIIASVVVLLVLKGPTTFKPVAEDNGGKIKTPSAHTLRIAPGSLRHLANATASQGHSSEDENRTSTVKITHSNSPSSTNTSNQHGIVDRFGKDQQIIGKDPHGGMTILDTPNPSLGRHGDNSSGPERRNETRCIPRKNMMYLKTHKTGSSTLQNIIYRYGDAHGLKFALPKAGVYLGTPSLFRRTFPIPSPTGKYNMLANHARYNRQEMADIMYKDAAYVTIIRHPSTQFESMYAYYGFKGTFKVDLEGFADKPQNYYRRQSTIPSHSALNPTLYDLGMSKLQMNNDGAIRNKIATLENDFDLVLVAEHLLESLVLLKELMCWDLSDVTFFSANARTKSHVDKMSKRTFDQLYKWNHGDALLYEHFNQTLWTKIKAYGQERMDRDVRLLDKMNKALTEKCLDGTKTETMAYALIRRYVLRQSMKDNIECVRMIRPAIQYLESLKKKQRISAG, from the exons ATGAAGTCAGTCAGAAGATTCGCAGGCCTTGTCACATTAGGAATAATAGCATCTGTGGTGGTACTTCTGGTCTTAAAAGGTCCGACAACATTCAAACCTGTAGCGGAGGATAATGGCGGGAAAATTAAAACACCTTCAGCACACACACT TCGGATCGCACCTGGCTCTCTTCGACACCTTGCCAACGCCACAGCAAGCCAGGGCCATTCAAGTGAAGATGAAAACAGAACCTCAACTGTAAAAATAACACATTCTAACTCTCCATCTAGTACGAACACGAGCAACCAACATGGGATCGTCGATAGATTTGGAAAAGACCAACAGATCATTGGAAAAGACCCACATGGTGGGATGACGATCTTGGACACACCGAATCCCTCTTTGGGTAGACATGGGGACAACTCAAGCGGGCCAGAGAGGCGTAATGAAACTAGATGCATCCCTCGAAAGAACATGATGTACCTTAAAACTCACAAGACCGGGAGCTCTACATTACAGAATATCATTTATCGCTATGGTGATGCTCATGGGCTGAAGTTTGCCCTACCAAAAGCAGGTGTATACCTTGGGACGCCCTCATTGTTCAGAAGGACGTTTCCCATCCCGTCACCAACAGGAAAATACAACATGCTTGCTAATCATGCAAGATATAACCGTCAAG AAATGGCCGATATCATGTACAAGGACGCAGCGTATGTGACCATCATCCGGCATCCCTCCACCCAGTTTGAAAGTATGTATGCCTACTATGGATTCAAAGGTACCTTCAAGGTGGACCTTGAAGGGTTTGCGGACAAACCACAGAATTATTACCGAAGACAGAGTACTATTCCTTCACATAGTGCCCTTAACCCAACACTTTATGACCTAGGAATGTCCAAACTGCAGATGAACAATGATGGCGCCATTCGGAATAAAATTGCTACCTTGGAGAATGATTTCGATTTAGTCCTCGTTGCAGAGCACCTTTTGGAATCGTTAGTTCTCTTGAAGGAGTTAATGTGCTGGGATTTGAGCGATGTGACGTTTTTCTCAGCCAATGCACGAACGAAATCACATGTGGATAAAATGTCCAAGAGAACGTTTGACCAACTTTACAAGTGGAACCACGGTGATGCCCTTCTGTATGAACACTTTAACCAAACCCTGTGGACGAAGATAAAGGCGTATGGCCAGGAAAGAATGGATAGAGACGTCAGATTGTTAGATAAAATGAACAAAGCACTAACAGAAAAATGTCTTGATGGGACCAAAACTGAAACGATGGCCTATGCATTAATTCGTCGTTATGTTTTACGCCAAAGTATGAAGGACAATATTGAGTGCGTTAGAATGATTCGACCGGCCATTCAGTATCTAGAATcactaaaaaagaaacaaaggatATCGGCTGGGTGA